A window from Citrus sinensis cultivar Valencia sweet orange chromosome 3, DVS_A1.0, whole genome shotgun sequence encodes these proteins:
- the LOC102611359 gene encoding wall-associated receptor kinase-like 2 isoform X1 — MHALSELKKTEFKRRMAVHLCLVLLQIIVLHLRPIIASERFPCPTECGNVSISYPFGIGEGCYFNKGYEVICDHSSGTPKAFLPGVNRLELLDILPYPNSAAVRVNIPTISLNGSSKRTSNIAKGVNLSGTPFAFSTDNKFAAVGCNMRYHQGNGSSVFVGCLSIYTCDPTLYPACYDFLCPLGPNITHLFNVNTSYLFSPSIPQKCQSVFMVEEDWVNKKYLGDPHDLKDQQEFPAALKWGETIGNCFEEYNSHSIFHNWDKTGCLKQLSSGHLCLCSSTYYLEKGYCSGDLICNISSGYNCSNCPDGYNRFSYGCDKVFNKSRVKFIIIGCGGGLALFFLLIGIWWLYKFVKRRREIKLKRKFFKKNGGLLLQQELSSNEDHIEKMTLFTSKDLETATDNYNANRILGQGGQGVVYKGMLADGGIAAIKKSKILDESNLEQFINEVVILSQINHRNVVKLLGCCLETEVPLLVYEFILNGSLDQYIHYESEEFPITWEMRLRIAVEVSGALSYLHSAASIPIYHRDIKSANILLDDKYRAKVSDFGASRSITVDQTHLTTQVQGSFGYLDPEYFRSSHFTDKSDVYSFGVVLVELLTGQKPIRSTVAEEDKSLARYFIKAMKENRLFEVLDDRVLKEAEKEEIITVATLAKRCLNLNGKKRPTMKEVAFELRGIRESVGASILQQNCEETDFVDGDITGHDFERDSSSSGSALNSVSVSVDADPLISNEW, encoded by the exons ATGCATGCACTTTCTGAACTAAAGAAAACTGAGTTTAAGCGGCGAATGGCTGTGCATCTTTGTCTAGTGTTGTTGCAGATTATTGTTTTGCACCTCAGGCCGATCATAGCATCAGAAAGATTTCCCTGTCCAACTGAATGTGGAAATGTCAGCATCAGCTACCCCTTCGGAATCGGAGAAGGGTGCTACTTTAACAAGGGTTACGAAGTTATCTGCGATCACTCTTCTGGCACTCCCAAAGCTTTTCTTCCTGGCGTCAACAGGCTAGAATTATTGGATATTCTCCCTTATCCAAATTCCGCGGCGGTTAGAGTCAACATTCCTACAATTTCTTTAAACGGCAGTAGTAAGCGAACAAGCAATATTGCTAAAGGCGTCAACTTATCAGGTACCCCTTTCGCCTTTTCGACTGACAATAAATTCGCTGCGGTTGGCTGCAACATGAGATATCACCAAGGGAACGGTTCATCTGTGTTTGTTGGGTGTCTGTCGATTTATACTTGTGATCCTACTCTCTACCCTGCTTGCTATGATTTCCTATGCCCCCTTGGTCCAAATATTACTCATCTGTTCAATGTAAATACATCATACTTGTTTTCTCCAAGTATTCCTCAGAAATGTCAGTCTGTTTTCATGGTTGAAGAAGATTGGGTCAACAAGAAGTACCTTGGAGATCCTCATGATTTGAAAGATCAACAAGAATTTCCCGCAGCGTTGAAGTGGGGAGAAACGATAGGCAATTGTTTTGAAGAATATAACTCTCattctatttttcataattgggATAAAACTGGTTGTTTAAAACAATTAAGCTCAGGCCATTTATGTCTTTGCTCTTCCACCTACTACCTAGAGAAAGGATACTGCTCAG GCGACTTGATCTGTAATATCTCAAGCGGCTACAATTGCTCCAATTGTCCTGACGGTTATAATCGTTTCTCATATGGTTGCGATAAAGTTTTCAACAAATCTCGggttaaattcattattatag GCTGCGGTGGTGGGCTTGCGTTATTCTTTCTGCTCATTGGAATATGGTGGTTGTACAAGTTTgtaaaaagaagaagggaaatcaagctcaagcgtaagttctttaaaaaaaatggtggtttATTATTGCAACAAGAATTGTCTTCCAATGAAGATCACATTGAGAAAATGACGTTATTTACTTCAAAAGATTTGGAGACGGCCACCGACAACTACAATGCCAATCGAATCCTTGGTCAAGGAGGCCAAGGCGTTGTATACAAAGGAATGTTAGCAGATGGAGGAATTGCGGctataaaaaaatccaaaatattgGATGAAAGTAATCTCGAGCAATTCATCAATGAGGTAGTAATTTTGTCTCAAATTAATCACAGAAATGTTGTTAAGTTGTTGGGATGTTGCTTGGAGACAGAAGTTCCTCTTTTAGTGTATGAATTTATTCTAAATGGAAGCCTCGATCAATACATACACTACGAATCAGAAGAGTTTCCAATCACATGGGAAATGCGTTTACGCATTGCTGTTGAAGTTTCAGGTGCTCTATCTTATCTGCATTCAGCTGCATCTATTCCTATTTATCATCGAGACATCAAGTCTGCAAACATACTTTTGGACGATAAATATCGAGCTAAAGTTTCAGATTTTGGGGCTTCTAGATCTATCACAGTTGATCAAACTCACTTGACCACTCAAGTACAAGGAAGTTTTGGATATCTAGATCCAGAATACTTTCGATCAAGTCATTTTACTGACAAAAGTGATGTTTACAGTTTTGGAGTAGTTCTAGTTGAGCTTCTAACTGGACAAAAACCTATCCGTTCAACTGTAGCTGAAGAAGATAAAAGTTTAGCAAGATATTTTATCAAAGCAATGAAAGAGAACCGTCTGTTTGAAGTCCTTGATGATCGAGTTCTTAAGGAAGctgagaaagaagaaattattacTGTTGCTACACTCGCAAAAAGATGCTTGAACTTGAATGGGAAGAAAAGACCTACGATGAAAGAAGTGGCATTTGAATTACGGGGTATAAGAGAATCAGTTGGAGCTTCTATTTTGCAGCAAAATTGTGAAGAGACTGATTTTGTGGATGGTGACATTACGGGACATGATTTCGAAAGGGATTCATCTTCTAGTGGGTCAGCTTTAAATAGTGTCTCAGTTTCTGTGGATGCCGACCCTTTAATTTCAAACGAATGGTGA
- the LOC102611359 gene encoding wall-associated receptor kinase-like 2 isoform X8, whose amino-acid sequence MHALSELKKTEFKRRMAVHLCLVLLQIIVLHLRPIIASERFPCPTECGNVSISYPFGIGEGCYFNKGYEVICDHSSGTPKAFLPGVNRLELLDILPYPNSAAVRVNIPTISLNGSSKRTSNIAKGVNLSGDLICNISSGYNCSNCPDGYNRFSYGCDKVFNKSRVKFIIIGCGGGLALFFLLIGIWWLYKFVKRRREIKLKRKFFKKNGGLLLQQELSSNEDHIEKMTLFTSKDLETATDNYNANRILGQGGQGVVYKGMLADGGIAAIKKSKILDESNLEQFINEVVILSQINHRNVVKLLGCCLETEVPLLVYEFILNGSLDQYIHYESEEFPITWEMRLRIAVEVSGALSYLHSAASIPIYHRDIKSANILLDDKYRAKVSDFGASRSITVDQTHLTTQVQGSFGYLDPEYFRSSHFTDKSDVYSFGVVLVELLTGQKPIRSTVAEEDKSLARYFIKAMKENRLFEVLDDRVLKEAEKEEIITVATLAKRCLNLNGKKRPTMKEVAFELRGIRESVGASILQQNCEETDFVDGDITGHDFERDSSSSGSALNSVSVSVDADPLISNEW is encoded by the exons ATGCATGCACTTTCTGAACTAAAGAAAACTGAGTTTAAGCGGCGAATGGCTGTGCATCTTTGTCTAGTGTTGTTGCAGATTATTGTTTTGCACCTCAGGCCGATCATAGCATCAGAAAGATTTCCCTGTCCAACTGAATGTGGAAATGTCAGCATCAGCTACCCCTTCGGAATCGGAGAAGGGTGCTACTTTAACAAGGGTTACGAAGTTATCTGCGATCACTCTTCTGGCACTCCCAAAGCTTTTCTTCCTGGCGTCAACAGGCTAGAATTATTGGATATTCTCCCTTATCCAAATTCCGCGGCGGTTAGAGTCAACATTCCTACAATTTCTTTAAACGGCAGTAGTAAGCGAACAAGCAATATTGCTAAAGGCGTCAACTTATCAG GCGACTTGATCTGTAATATCTCAAGCGGCTACAATTGCTCCAATTGTCCTGACGGTTATAATCGTTTCTCATATGGTTGCGATAAAGTTTTCAACAAATCTCGggttaaattcattattatag GCTGCGGTGGTGGGCTTGCGTTATTCTTTCTGCTCATTGGAATATGGTGGTTGTACAAGTTTgtaaaaagaagaagggaaatcaagctcaagcgtaagttctttaaaaaaaatggtggtttATTATTGCAACAAGAATTGTCTTCCAATGAAGATCACATTGAGAAAATGACGTTATTTACTTCAAAAGATTTGGAGACGGCCACCGACAACTACAATGCCAATCGAATCCTTGGTCAAGGAGGCCAAGGCGTTGTATACAAAGGAATGTTAGCAGATGGAGGAATTGCGGctataaaaaaatccaaaatattgGATGAAAGTAATCTCGAGCAATTCATCAATGAGGTAGTAATTTTGTCTCAAATTAATCACAGAAATGTTGTTAAGTTGTTGGGATGTTGCTTGGAGACAGAAGTTCCTCTTTTAGTGTATGAATTTATTCTAAATGGAAGCCTCGATCAATACATACACTACGAATCAGAAGAGTTTCCAATCACATGGGAAATGCGTTTACGCATTGCTGTTGAAGTTTCAGGTGCTCTATCTTATCTGCATTCAGCTGCATCTATTCCTATTTATCATCGAGACATCAAGTCTGCAAACATACTTTTGGACGATAAATATCGAGCTAAAGTTTCAGATTTTGGGGCTTCTAGATCTATCACAGTTGATCAAACTCACTTGACCACTCAAGTACAAGGAAGTTTTGGATATCTAGATCCAGAATACTTTCGATCAAGTCATTTTACTGACAAAAGTGATGTTTACAGTTTTGGAGTAGTTCTAGTTGAGCTTCTAACTGGACAAAAACCTATCCGTTCAACTGTAGCTGAAGAAGATAAAAGTTTAGCAAGATATTTTATCAAAGCAATGAAAGAGAACCGTCTGTTTGAAGTCCTTGATGATCGAGTTCTTAAGGAAGctgagaaagaagaaattattacTGTTGCTACACTCGCAAAAAGATGCTTGAACTTGAATGGGAAGAAAAGACCTACGATGAAAGAAGTGGCATTTGAATTACGGGGTATAAGAGAATCAGTTGGAGCTTCTATTTTGCAGCAAAATTGTGAAGAGACTGATTTTGTGGATGGTGACATTACGGGACATGATTTCGAAAGGGATTCATCTTCTAGTGGGTCAGCTTTAAATAGTGTCTCAGTTTCTGTGGATGCCGACCCTTTAATTTCAAACGAATGGTGA
- the LOC127901487 gene encoding protein ABIL3-like: protein MFHHNQSLLRKGQQSLLFSDSLKDLKNLRTQLYSAAEYLELRYTSDDQKQIVVETLKDHASKAVVNTVDHLGSVTCKVNDLLDAKVDEVSDAEHRISCMNSQIQVSGGCSPESTAILMPSRIAKAFSIFSKQVFLETEAAVTPHLNFL, encoded by the exons ATGTTTCATCATAATCAATCACTTTTAAGAAAAGGGCAGCAGAGCTTGCTGTTCTCTGATAGTCTCAAG GATTTGAAAAACCTGAGAACACAGTTATACTCAGCGGCCGAATATCTTGAACTAAGGTACACCAGTGATGACCAAAAACAAAT AGTGGTGGAAACATTAAAAGATCATGCCAGCAAAGCTGTTGTGAATACTGTGGACCATTTGGGTTCTGTGACTTGTAAGGTTAATGATCTCTTAGATGCAAAGGTCGATGAAGTTTCGGATGCAGAGCATCGAATATCTTGCATGAACAG TCAGATTCAAGTTAGTGGTGGGTGCAGTCCAGAGTCAACTGCCATTTTGATGCCATCAAGAATTGCCAAAGCATTCAGCATTTTTTCTAAGCAAGTTTTCCTAGAGACGGAAGCAGCCGTGACACCccatttgaatttcttatAA
- the LOC102611359 gene encoding wall-associated receptor kinase-like 2 isoform X6: MHALSELKKTEFKRRMAVHLCLVLLQIIVLHLRPIIASERFPCPTECGNVSISYPFGIGEGCYFNKGYEVICDHSSGTPKAFLPGVNRLELLDILPYPNSAAVRVNIPTISLNGSSKRTSNIAKGVNLSGTPFAFSTDNKFAAVGCNMRYHQGNGSSVFVGCLSIYTCDPTLYPACYDFLCPLGPNITHLFNVNTSYLFSPSIPQKCQSVFMVEEDWVNKKYLGDPHDLKDQQEFPAALKWGETIGNCFEEYNSHSIFHNWDKTGCLKQLSSGHLCLCSSTYYLEKGYCSGDLICNISSGYNCSNCPDGYNRFSYGCDKVFNKSRVKFIIIGCGGGLALFFLLIGIWWLYKFVKRRREIKLKHLETATDNYNANRILGQGGQGVVYKGMLADGGIAAIKKSKILDESNLEQFINEVVILSQINHRNVVKLLGCCLETEVPLLVYEFILNGSLDQYIHYESEEFPITWEMRLRIAVEVSGALSYLHSAASIPIYHRDIKSANILLDDKYRAKVSDFGASRSITVDQTHLTTQVQGSFGYLDPEYFRSSHFTDKSDVYSFGVVLVELLTGQKPIRSTVAEEDKSLARYFIKAMKENRLFEVLDDRVLKEAEKEEIITVATLAKRCLNLNGKKRPTMKEVAFELRGIRESVGASILQQNCEETDFVDGDITGHDFERDSSSSGSALNSVSVSVDADPLISNEW, translated from the exons ATGCATGCACTTTCTGAACTAAAGAAAACTGAGTTTAAGCGGCGAATGGCTGTGCATCTTTGTCTAGTGTTGTTGCAGATTATTGTTTTGCACCTCAGGCCGATCATAGCATCAGAAAGATTTCCCTGTCCAACTGAATGTGGAAATGTCAGCATCAGCTACCCCTTCGGAATCGGAGAAGGGTGCTACTTTAACAAGGGTTACGAAGTTATCTGCGATCACTCTTCTGGCACTCCCAAAGCTTTTCTTCCTGGCGTCAACAGGCTAGAATTATTGGATATTCTCCCTTATCCAAATTCCGCGGCGGTTAGAGTCAACATTCCTACAATTTCTTTAAACGGCAGTAGTAAGCGAACAAGCAATATTGCTAAAGGCGTCAACTTATCAGGTACCCCTTTCGCCTTTTCGACTGACAATAAATTCGCTGCGGTTGGCTGCAACATGAGATATCACCAAGGGAACGGTTCATCTGTGTTTGTTGGGTGTCTGTCGATTTATACTTGTGATCCTACTCTCTACCCTGCTTGCTATGATTTCCTATGCCCCCTTGGTCCAAATATTACTCATCTGTTCAATGTAAATACATCATACTTGTTTTCTCCAAGTATTCCTCAGAAATGTCAGTCTGTTTTCATGGTTGAAGAAGATTGGGTCAACAAGAAGTACCTTGGAGATCCTCATGATTTGAAAGATCAACAAGAATTTCCCGCAGCGTTGAAGTGGGGAGAAACGATAGGCAATTGTTTTGAAGAATATAACTCTCattctatttttcataattgggATAAAACTGGTTGTTTAAAACAATTAAGCTCAGGCCATTTATGTCTTTGCTCTTCCACCTACTACCTAGAGAAAGGATACTGCTCAG GCGACTTGATCTGTAATATCTCAAGCGGCTACAATTGCTCCAATTGTCCTGACGGTTATAATCGTTTCTCATATGGTTGCGATAAAGTTTTCAACAAATCTCGggttaaattcattattatag GCTGCGGTGGTGGGCTTGCGTTATTCTTTCTGCTCATTGGAATATGGTGGTTGTACAAGTTTgtaaaaagaagaagggaaatcaagctcaagc ATTTGGAGACGGCCACCGACAACTACAATGCCAATCGAATCCTTGGTCAAGGAGGCCAAGGCGTTGTATACAAAGGAATGTTAGCAGATGGAGGAATTGCGGctataaaaaaatccaaaatattgGATGAAAGTAATCTCGAGCAATTCATCAATGAGGTAGTAATTTTGTCTCAAATTAATCACAGAAATGTTGTTAAGTTGTTGGGATGTTGCTTGGAGACAGAAGTTCCTCTTTTAGTGTATGAATTTATTCTAAATGGAAGCCTCGATCAATACATACACTACGAATCAGAAGAGTTTCCAATCACATGGGAAATGCGTTTACGCATTGCTGTTGAAGTTTCAGGTGCTCTATCTTATCTGCATTCAGCTGCATCTATTCCTATTTATCATCGAGACATCAAGTCTGCAAACATACTTTTGGACGATAAATATCGAGCTAAAGTTTCAGATTTTGGGGCTTCTAGATCTATCACAGTTGATCAAACTCACTTGACCACTCAAGTACAAGGAAGTTTTGGATATCTAGATCCAGAATACTTTCGATCAAGTCATTTTACTGACAAAAGTGATGTTTACAGTTTTGGAGTAGTTCTAGTTGAGCTTCTAACTGGACAAAAACCTATCCGTTCAACTGTAGCTGAAGAAGATAAAAGTTTAGCAAGATATTTTATCAAAGCAATGAAAGAGAACCGTCTGTTTGAAGTCCTTGATGATCGAGTTCTTAAGGAAGctgagaaagaagaaattattacTGTTGCTACACTCGCAAAAAGATGCTTGAACTTGAATGGGAAGAAAAGACCTACGATGAAAGAAGTGGCATTTGAATTACGGGGTATAAGAGAATCAGTTGGAGCTTCTATTTTGCAGCAAAATTGTGAAGAGACTGATTTTGTGGATGGTGACATTACGGGACATGATTTCGAAAGGGATTCATCTTCTAGTGGGTCAGCTTTAAATAGTGTCTCAGTTTCTGTGGATGCCGACCCTTTAATTTCAAACGAATGGTGA